AATCGCCGGCAAAACCGGTACCGCACAGGTGCCGCGTGCCGACGGGAAGGGCTATGAAGAAAATAAAAACGTCGGAAGCTTCGTTGGTTTTGCGCCGGTGGGTGATCCAAAGTTTATTATTATGGTGCGCATCGACTATCCGCAAACCAATACGTTCGCGGAGCGCAGTGCCGTACCTGCCTTTGCTGAAATTACAAAAGAACTCTTCAAATACTACAACCTCCCGCCAAGCTAGAGCGTGATATAATACTCAAGGAAACCGTATGCAATC
This portion of the bacterium genome encodes:
- a CDS encoding penicillin-binding protein 2, which gives rise to IAGKTGTAQVPRADGKGYEENKNVGSFVGFAPVGDPKFIIMVRIDYPQTNTFAERSAVPAFAEITKELFKYYNLPPS